A window from Cryptomeria japonica chromosome 1, Sugi_1.0, whole genome shotgun sequence encodes these proteins:
- the LOC131857808 gene encoding putative FBD-associated F-box protein At5g38570: MSTHDAFYELPDSLVAFILSKTPLKDAVKSSILSKRWRFLYTQMPQLTFTPRDIFGPACFSRYPLLRPSVEQIISNILVLHSGNLEAFHLHGTMSDFIHRREFSHDSVCKWVSVKSLSVNCPKLKILSGYMIENLSVNGVRFYELSFAISNVEMHCGGTLRKLTMCFSQEQRNNPGVISASRFLHIMGNFQSLKTLVILTSNPFEREPDMDVYLFNLLHKLPNLQELSISDLFVQELARDPIPVCLTPPHLHLKKVRVGICGFDLDNKEVAVISCLLQSMPSLELLEIQLPDVYDDDDGQIFIDDSQRLKLLKDILYMRRASLLATIVVLD; the protein is encoded by the exons ATGTCTACCCACGATGCATTCTACGAGCTTCCTGATTCTCTTGTTGCTTTCATACTATCAAAAACGCCATTAAAAGACGCTGTCAAATCTTCTATTCTTTCCAAGAGGTGGAGGTTTCTCTATACTCAAATGCCTCAACTCACTTTCACTCCACGTGATATTTTCGGGCCTGCTTGCTTTTCTCGCTATCCGCTCCTCAGGCCAAGCGTTGAGCAAATTATTTCCAACATCTTAGttctgcactcaggcaatctggaggCCTTTCACCTGCACGGCACCATGTCTGATTTTATCCACCGGCGGGAATTCTCTCATGACAGTGTGTGCAAATGGGTAAG CGTAAAATCTCTGTCTGTTAACTGCCCCAAACTCAAAATTCTGTCGGGGTACATGATTGAGAATTTGAGTGTGAATGGTGTAAGGTTTTATGAGCTTTCTTTTGCCATCTCAAATGTAGAAATGCACTGTGGAGGTACTCTGAGGAAATTGACCATGTGTTTCTCACAAGAACAACGAAACAATCCAGGAGTTATTTCAGCGAGCAGATTTCTTCACATCATGGGCAACTTCCAGTCCTTGAAGACACTTGTCATACTCACGTCCAATCCCTTTGAAAGGGAACCAGATATGGATGTTTATCTATTTAACCTACTTCACAAGCTTCCAAATCTTCAGGAGCTCTCTATATCGGACTTATTTGTTCAG GAGTTGGCAAGAGACCCTATACCTGTTTGCCTCACCCCTCCACATCTTCATCTCAAGAAAGTACGCGTAGGAATTTGTGGGTTTGACCTTGACAATAAAGAAGTTGCAGTAATAAGTTGCTTGCTTCAGAGTATGCCCTCTCTTGAATTATTGGAAATTCAGCTGCCTGatgtatatgatgatgatgatggtcaaaTATTTATTGATGACAGTCAACGTTTGAAGCTCCTGAAAGATATTTTGTATATGAGGAGAGCATCCTTACTGGCAACGATAGTTGTACTGGATTAG